From the genome of Gracilibacillus salitolerans, one region includes:
- a CDS encoding malate:quinone oxidoreductase, which produces MSSIQKKSDVILIGAGVMSATLGSILKELAPSWDITVFEKLDKAGEESSNEWNNAGTGHAALCELNYTTEKADGSIDTTKAVKVNEQFQVSRQFWSYLVNSNLIGNPQDFIMPIPHMSLVQGEENVAFLKKRFEALTNIPLFQDMQYSDDPEKLKEWIPLIMEERTPDEPIAATKIDSGTDVNFGALTRKLFDHLEETDVEINYKHSVEDIKRTSDGSWEVKVHDIDNGKIEYHTAKFLFIGGGGGSLPLLQKTGIPESKNIGGFPVSGLFMVCNNPEIIEQHHGKVYGKAKVGAPPMSVPHLDTRFIDNKKSLLFGPFAGFSPKFLKTGSNFDLLGSVKPNNVLTMLSAGAKELGLTKYLIQQVLSSKEQRMEELREFIPNAKSEDWDIVVAGQRVQVIKDTDTGGKGTLQFGTEVVSAADGSIAALLGASPGASTAVPVMLEILERCFPQHIKEWEPKIKEMVPSYGVLLAENPEMFREIHTATEETLGLTVNGPINSAKSKSS; this is translated from the coding sequence TTGAGAAACTCGATAAAGCAGGAGAAGAAAGCTCTAACGAATGGAATAACGCGGGTACAGGTCATGCCGCACTGTGCGAGCTTAACTATACTACAGAAAAAGCTGATGGATCCATCGATACTACCAAAGCTGTAAAAGTTAATGAACAGTTTCAGGTATCAAGACAGTTTTGGTCTTATTTAGTTAACAGCAATCTGATTGGTAATCCACAAGACTTTATCATGCCAATCCCTCATATGAGTTTAGTACAAGGGGAAGAAAATGTGGCATTTTTGAAAAAACGTTTTGAAGCGTTAACAAATATTCCTCTGTTTCAAGATATGCAATATTCCGATGACCCTGAGAAACTGAAGGAATGGATCCCGCTTATTATGGAGGAACGTACACCAGATGAACCGATAGCGGCAACTAAAATCGACTCTGGAACGGATGTAAACTTTGGTGCTTTAACACGCAAATTGTTCGACCACCTAGAGGAGACAGACGTAGAAATAAATTACAAGCATAGTGTAGAGGATATTAAACGAACCAGTGATGGCTCCTGGGAAGTAAAAGTGCATGATATTGATAACGGCAAAATAGAATATCATACTGCAAAGTTCCTCTTTATCGGTGGTGGGGGCGGAAGTCTGCCTTTACTACAGAAAACCGGTATACCAGAGTCTAAAAATATAGGTGGATTCCCGGTAAGCGGCCTATTTATGGTATGTAACAATCCTGAAATTATAGAGCAGCATCATGGAAAAGTATACGGTAAAGCTAAGGTTGGTGCTCCGCCAATGTCTGTTCCGCATCTTGATACCAGATTTATCGATAATAAAAAATCATTATTATTTGGACCGTTTGCTGGTTTCTCACCAAAATTCTTAAAAACGGGTTCCAATTTTGATTTACTTGGTTCGGTCAAACCCAATAATGTTTTAACCATGTTATCGGCAGGGGCCAAAGAGCTGGGATTGACGAAATATCTGATTCAGCAAGTGTTGTCATCGAAGGAACAGCGCATGGAAGAATTACGTGAATTTATTCCGAATGCAAAAAGTGAAGATTGGGATATAGTCGTAGCTGGTCAACGTGTACAAGTTATTAAAGACACAGACACTGGTGGTAAAGGGACACTTCAATTTGGTACAGAAGTTGTTAGTGCTGCTGATGGCTCGATAGCCGCATTACTTGGTGCTTCTCCAGGTGCTTCCACCGCAGTACCAGTTATGCTTGAAATATTGGAGAGATGTTTCCCACAACATATTAAAGAATGGGAACCGAAAATAAAAGAAATGGTTCCATCTTATGGTGTGTTGCTAGCGGAAAACCCTGAAATGTTCCGGGAAATTCATACTGCAACAGAAGAGACACTGGGACTAACCGTCAATGGACCGATTAATAGTGCAAAATCAAAAAGTAGTTAA